In a single window of the Micrococcaceae bacterium Sec5.7 genome:
- a CDS encoding ATP-binding cassette domain-containing protein, with the protein MITVTDLRKVYRQGKKEVVALDGVTLSVPKGSIHGIIGHSGAGKSTLVRCLTLLDRPTSGSVSIDGKELSSVKDSEIRAARRRIGMVFQHANLMDSRTATGNVAHPLELVKTPKDTIRARVAELLKLVGLEGFEGAYPSQLSGGQRQRVGIARALAADPDVLLCDEPTSALDPATTDEILDLIQDLTRRLQLTVLIITHEMHVVKRVCESVSLLSKGRVIEHGALRDVAGELDSRLARALLPLPPSEPLKGALQGGPVLEILFSGESAKEPVLTGVARHFDIDLNVLAGSVETLGGQQFGHLRVQVAENVDHNAVMNYLHERGISAKLANTVSAAAFNDETGDVK; encoded by the coding sequence ATGATCACAGTCACCGACCTGCGCAAGGTCTACCGCCAGGGAAAGAAAGAAGTGGTTGCCCTCGATGGCGTCACTCTTTCCGTTCCCAAAGGTTCCATCCATGGAATCATCGGCCATTCCGGCGCCGGAAAGTCCACTTTGGTCCGTTGCCTCACCCTGCTGGACCGTCCGACGTCGGGCTCTGTCAGTATCGATGGCAAGGAGCTCAGCTCCGTCAAGGATTCGGAAATCCGGGCAGCACGGCGCCGGATCGGGATGGTGTTCCAGCACGCCAACCTCATGGACTCGCGCACGGCCACCGGCAACGTGGCTCATCCGCTGGAGCTCGTAAAAACGCCCAAAGACACGATCCGCGCCCGGGTGGCTGAACTCCTGAAGCTCGTAGGCCTTGAGGGGTTCGAAGGCGCTTATCCGTCGCAGCTTTCCGGTGGACAGCGCCAGCGCGTGGGGATCGCCCGCGCGTTGGCGGCCGATCCCGATGTGCTGCTGTGCGACGAACCCACGTCGGCGCTTGATCCGGCCACCACCGATGAAATTCTTGACCTGATCCAGGACCTCACCAGACGCCTGCAGCTCACGGTGCTCATCATCACGCACGAAATGCACGTGGTTAAGCGTGTGTGTGAATCAGTGTCTCTCTTGTCGAAGGGCCGCGTTATTGAACATGGGGCGCTGCGGGACGTCGCCGGCGAGCTCGACAGCAGGCTGGCCCGCGCCCTGCTGCCGCTGCCGCCATCGGAGCCGCTCAAGGGCGCACTCCAGGGCGGCCCCGTCCTGGAGATTCTTTTCTCCGGCGAAAGCGCCAAGGAACCTGTACTGACAGGTGTGGCCCGGCACTTCGACATTGATCTCAACGTGCTCGCGGGCAGCGTCGAGACCCTGGGCGGCCAGCAGTTCGGCCACCTCCGGGTCCAGGTCGCCGAAAATGTGGACCACAACGCCGTGATGAATTACCTGCACGAACGCGGCATTAGCGCCAAGCTCGCGAACACCGTGAGCGCAGCTGCGTTTAACGACGAGACAGGAGACGTCAAGTGA
- the nudC gene encoding NAD(+) diphosphatase, protein MSHAESAAPANQLPARELPANHLFDTVLPVRPALVDRGSVRRMKPGMVEELLAGAGTRAMVLSGRQALLHGTRLLLMDGSALLDELRRMGSAPEQLVYLGSGLEGSELTAGTELVLVVLAAPVEPGLAGIPADASWAGFRDVAARLNATDAALFIEASAIANWHGSHTHCPRCGTPTLVESGGWVRRCPADGSEHYPRTDPAIIVTVVGPDDRLLLGGGGPSDAKNYSTLAGFVEPGESLEQAVVREIQEEVGVRVIACQYLGSQPWPFPASLMLGFTAVTDDAEAKPDGVEVTRARWFSREELQESVLSGEIVISSRLSIARSLIEHWYGGVILDRPAVE, encoded by the coding sequence ATGAGTCATGCGGAGTCCGCGGCACCGGCAAATCAGCTGCCGGCAAGAGAACTGCCGGCCAACCACCTGTTCGATACCGTGCTTCCGGTGCGCCCTGCCCTTGTGGACCGAGGTTCAGTCCGGCGGATGAAGCCGGGGATGGTCGAAGAGCTGCTAGCAGGCGCCGGCACACGCGCAATGGTCCTTTCCGGCCGCCAGGCTCTGCTTCATGGCACTCGACTGCTGCTTATGGATGGGTCCGCGCTGCTGGACGAGCTCCGCAGGATGGGATCCGCGCCAGAGCAGCTGGTGTATCTGGGCTCAGGGCTGGAGGGCTCTGAACTCACGGCAGGCACGGAACTTGTGTTGGTGGTCCTCGCTGCACCGGTGGAGCCCGGCCTTGCGGGCATCCCCGCCGATGCCTCCTGGGCCGGGTTCCGCGACGTCGCCGCCCGGCTCAATGCCACGGATGCTGCCCTGTTCATCGAAGCCAGCGCCATCGCCAACTGGCATGGCAGCCACACCCACTGCCCCCGGTGCGGCACCCCCACGCTCGTGGAGTCCGGCGGCTGGGTGCGCCGCTGCCCGGCTGACGGTTCGGAGCACTACCCGCGCACCGATCCCGCCATCATTGTCACGGTGGTAGGGCCGGACGATCGCCTGCTGCTCGGCGGCGGTGGCCCTAGCGATGCGAAAAACTATTCGACGCTGGCGGGTTTCGTTGAACCCGGCGAATCACTCGAGCAGGCTGTGGTGCGGGAAATCCAGGAAGAAGTGGGGGTGCGGGTCATTGCCTGCCAGTACCTCGGCTCCCAGCCTTGGCCGTTTCCGGCATCGCTGATGCTTGGATTCACCGCCGTAACCGATGACGCAGAAGCAAAGCCCGACGGCGTTGAGGTCACCCGGGCGCGCTGGTTCAGCCGCGAGGAGCTGCAGGAGTCTGTGCTGAGCGGCGAAATTGTCATCTCCAGCCGGTTGTCCATTGCGCGGTCACTTATTGAACATTGGTACGGCGGAGTCATCCTGGACCGTCCCGCCGTCGAATGA
- a CDS encoding ATP-dependent DNA helicase, with translation MPPREIHSVEPHLSRDQRAAVDVPKGSGPVLVPGAPGTGKSTVLVEAAVRRAEQEGVDPERILILAPGRLAADSLRDRFTARLDRSLSTTPARTWASYAFDLIRRAKAEGILPLPRPPRLLSGPEQDLIIKELLEGHALPGLELPWPGDLGAALETRGFRQEVRQLFDRIIESGRTAADLVALGRECGRPDWIAAASLYAEYRDVLDLRMPEAFDPSGIITAARQIFQDEPDFLAAERERLQLILVDDIQEASPAVFELLADIAGGKDVYVTSSPDTVVQGFRGARPDLVAELPRLLSAGRPVIERPLWQTHRHSPAVAKAWLGVAARISLRAGGQLARRLEQPDFVEQSDVVERRPEQPEAREAAGSVEAHLLPSAVHELRYVAQRILEAHINHGRELSDIAVIVRNGGQLSQLQRYLSGQGIPIRIPVAESAVRDEVAVRPLLDAYAVALDPEQLTPESAVSLLTSRIGGATSLELRRLRQSLRREEILGGGGRSSDSLLVEALLEPGALATLGIEGRAARRAARMIQAGRQAAYEPGANAETVLWALWHATGLAGAWTEAALSGGASGARADRDLDAMMALFHTAERYVDQLPGSGPEQFLEYLLNQELPMDTLAARAQLDDAVELMTPASAAGREWPMVVVAGLQEGVWPNTRLRGELLGSTLYADAVEHGVEYALQLDPLSRLREIRYDELRSFSTAVSRAREVLICTAVSSEDDQPSSFLDYVAPLGPDRDARGFTPVQRPLTLRALVAELRQYAQLDGKLPAEAEEATRMLARLAAAAPAVPGAHPDSWWGLAPLTSTEPVVPPGGTVYVSPSKVESVQKSPLDWFVQAAGGEAATDFARSLGTLVHSIAQDLPEASGAEYIAELVLRWPDLGIKDNWEGKLDLKRAETMVRKLAQYVLVMRSEGRSLVGVEQEFEVALPELPGETAGSQADTPRSAVLRGQVDRLEIDAQGRLVIVDLKTGKRQPGKAELSRHPQLGAYQAAVLAGGFTAPDGNPPPARPGGAVLAQLGTSTKHAGVQQQEPLDPEDNWALDMVTEAAGLMSGRVFEARHDPSKSGHGGHGCRLPEVCPLCVRGRQVTE, from the coding sequence CTGCCGCCCCGGGAGATCCACAGCGTTGAACCGCACCTGTCCCGTGACCAGCGCGCCGCCGTCGACGTCCCCAAAGGCTCCGGTCCGGTGCTCGTTCCCGGAGCACCGGGCACAGGAAAATCAACGGTGCTTGTTGAAGCTGCCGTCCGCCGGGCGGAGCAGGAGGGCGTCGATCCGGAACGGATCCTTATTCTCGCCCCGGGCCGGCTGGCCGCCGACTCTCTGCGTGACCGGTTCACCGCCAGACTGGACCGAAGCCTGAGCACCACCCCTGCCCGGACCTGGGCATCGTATGCGTTCGATCTGATCCGGCGAGCCAAGGCAGAAGGCATCCTTCCGCTGCCGCGCCCACCGCGGCTGCTTTCGGGCCCGGAACAGGACCTGATCATTAAGGAACTTCTCGAGGGACATGCACTGCCTGGTCTGGAACTTCCCTGGCCGGGCGATCTCGGGGCAGCGTTGGAGACCCGGGGGTTTCGCCAGGAAGTGCGGCAGCTGTTTGACCGGATCATTGAATCAGGCCGGACAGCAGCGGACCTTGTTGCGCTGGGGCGGGAATGCGGCAGACCGGACTGGATCGCGGCTGCGTCCCTGTATGCCGAGTACAGGGACGTCCTGGACCTGCGGATGCCGGAGGCGTTTGATCCGTCCGGCATCATCACCGCTGCCCGTCAGATTTTCCAGGACGAACCGGACTTTCTGGCGGCCGAGAGGGAACGGCTGCAGCTGATTCTCGTGGACGATATCCAGGAAGCCAGTCCTGCGGTTTTCGAGCTTTTGGCTGATATTGCGGGCGGCAAGGATGTCTATGTGACGTCTTCTCCGGACACCGTGGTGCAGGGCTTCCGCGGCGCCCGCCCTGATCTTGTGGCCGAACTGCCGCGGCTGCTTTCGGCCGGGAGGCCGGTCATTGAGAGGCCGCTCTGGCAGACACACCGTCACTCCCCGGCTGTGGCGAAGGCTTGGCTTGGCGTGGCCGCCCGCATCTCCCTGCGCGCGGGCGGCCAGCTTGCCCGGCGCCTTGAACAGCCTGATTTCGTTGAACAGTCTGATGTCGTTGAAAGGCGTCCGGAGCAACCTGAGGCCCGGGAAGCGGCGGGGTCCGTGGAGGCGCACCTACTGCCCTCTGCAGTCCACGAGTTGCGCTACGTTGCGCAGCGGATCCTCGAGGCGCACATCAACCACGGCCGCGAGCTCTCGGATATTGCGGTAATCGTGCGTAACGGCGGCCAGCTGAGCCAGCTTCAGCGGTACCTTTCCGGTCAAGGCATTCCAATTCGTATTCCCGTTGCAGAATCCGCAGTCCGGGACGAAGTGGCCGTCCGCCCACTGCTCGATGCATACGCCGTGGCATTGGACCCAGAGCAGTTGACGCCGGAATCCGCTGTGTCCCTGCTGACGTCCAGAATCGGTGGTGCAACCTCGCTTGAACTGCGCCGGCTCAGGCAATCGCTCAGACGGGAAGAAATCCTGGGCGGGGGTGGCCGGTCCAGCGATTCGCTGCTCGTGGAAGCCCTGCTGGAGCCCGGAGCCCTGGCAACACTGGGAATAGAGGGCCGGGCGGCGCGGCGGGCCGCGCGCATGATCCAGGCTGGCCGGCAGGCTGCGTATGAACCGGGCGCGAACGCGGAAACAGTTCTCTGGGCATTGTGGCACGCCACCGGCCTGGCCGGGGCCTGGACCGAAGCGGCATTGTCCGGCGGCGCATCCGGTGCCCGGGCGGACCGCGATCTGGACGCCATGATGGCACTGTTCCACACGGCGGAACGCTATGTTGACCAGCTGCCCGGATCCGGGCCGGAGCAGTTCCTTGAATACCTCCTGAATCAGGAACTTCCCATGGACACGCTGGCGGCACGTGCGCAGCTGGATGACGCCGTGGAACTGATGACGCCGGCCAGTGCCGCGGGACGGGAATGGCCCATGGTGGTTGTGGCTGGCCTGCAGGAAGGTGTGTGGCCCAACACCAGGCTCCGAGGCGAACTGCTGGGCAGCACCCTTTACGCGGATGCCGTTGAGCACGGAGTGGAATACGCGCTTCAGCTGGATCCACTCAGCAGGCTTCGGGAGATCCGGTACGACGAATTGCGGAGTTTCTCCACCGCAGTGTCGAGGGCGCGGGAAGTACTCATCTGCACGGCCGTTTCTTCAGAGGATGACCAGCCGTCGTCCTTCCTTGACTATGTGGCACCGCTTGGGCCGGATCGAGATGCCCGGGGGTTCACCCCCGTTCAGCGGCCCCTGACGCTTCGGGCTCTTGTGGCCGAACTCCGGCAATACGCCCAGCTGGACGGCAAATTGCCCGCCGAGGCCGAGGAAGCAACCCGCATGCTGGCACGGCTTGCAGCGGCAGCACCCGCGGTGCCCGGCGCCCACCCTGACAGCTGGTGGGGGCTCGCGCCGCTGACGTCCACGGAACCCGTGGTGCCACCCGGCGGCACCGTCTATGTCTCACCTTCCAAGGTGGAATCGGTCCAGAAGTCACCCCTTGACTGGTTCGTGCAGGCAGCCGGCGGCGAAGCTGCTACTGACTTCGCGCGAAGCCTGGGCACTCTGGTCCACTCCATAGCTCAGGACTTGCCGGAGGCTTCCGGAGCCGAGTACATCGCCGAACTGGTGCTTCGCTGGCCGGACCTGGGCATAAAGGACAACTGGGAGGGCAAACTTGACCTCAAGCGTGCCGAGACCATGGTGCGGAAGCTGGCACAGTACGTCCTGGTCATGCGGAGCGAAGGCCGGAGCCTGGTTGGTGTGGAGCAGGAATTCGAGGTGGCGCTGCCCGAGCTGCCGGGCGAGACCGCCGGGTCGCAGGCTGACACTCCGCGGTCGGCGGTCCTTCGGGGGCAGGTGGACAGGCTTGAGATTGACGCCCAAGGCCGGCTGGTCATCGTCGACCTGAAGACCGGGAAGCGGCAGCCGGGCAAAGCGGAACTCTCCCGGCATCCCCAGCTTGGTGCTTATCAGGCGGCCGTCCTCGCCGGAGGATTTACGGCTCCGGATGGTAATCCGCCGCCGGCCCGCCCCGGCGGCGCCGTTCTTGCGCAGCTCGGAACAAGCACCAAGCACGCCGGTGTCCAGCAGCAGGAGCCGCTGGATCCAGAGGACAACTGGGCGCTGGACATGGTGACTGAAGCCGCGGGCCTGATGTCAGGAAGAGTTTTTGAAGCGAGGCATGATCCGTCCAAGAGCGGACACGGTGGTCACGGCTGCCGTTTGCCGGAAGTCTGTCCTCTTTGTGTGCGCGGAAGGCAGGTTACTGAATGA
- a CDS encoding ATP-dependent DNA helicase, whose product MSPEHSQPAPRFSPEQLSAMLGEKNTPTEEQSAIICSPLTPRLVIAGAGSGKTATMADRVVWLVANGWVRPEEVLGVTFTRKAAGELASRIRAKLSALQRIAAEDTRHLVFPPGLLSTDALEPKVSTYHSYASGIVSDYGLRLGVERDVVLLGGAQAWQLASEVVEAFDGEYQHFRAAKSTLVKAVIQLAGECAEHLQDPAQVEAWLLARLDEFNAVPYLAGAKKTATQAAGELSVMLRTRASVAEMVGRYSEAKRARGALDFGDLVALAAKASSEIPLAAEMERQRYKVVLLDEFQDTSYAQLVLFSRLFGDGHAVTAVGDPNQSIYGFRGASAGQLFHFVREFPVRVAGNPTEAAAGPPEHGKFEVAPTSYLTTAWRNGRNILTAANVISAPLTRAAVNSGAAGQRGTAASVDVPPLQPSPAAVDGRVVIGRFGTDEDEAAALASDVLTYRVTDFECSAEGAPVPPSMAVLCRRRAQMECIRREFEAKGIAYEIVGLGGLLDTPEIVDLVSTLRVLADPGRSDSLMRLLAGARWRIGPADLMAFRDWSSFLARRRGRPGPGGAAGNESDESPAEVLIEGDITDTASLVEALDWLPRDGWTSANGRSVGAEALGRLRRLSAELRQLRGYLGDDLTTLLGEVERAMLLDIEVAARPGFTIHQARRNLDAFQDAAAGFLQTSQRVDILAFLAWLEAAAAEEGGLDAAPPDVNREAVQLLTVHASKGLEWDVVFVPGLNSGAFPSNRDSRWSSGSAALPWPLRGDRADLPQWDLDQPDQKGWLDAEKDFKSDVQTHSEAEERRLAYVAYTRAKYVLWVSSAAWVGSRSGMADMSPFLAELAPLAGLGAVGEHGVSGIGVSDKTVAPNGVTQRRGAGGSSWKAATIHPSSVEEDSLPDESPLTQELEVAEWPYDPLEGPVDPRTGERRRLTPGRRLAMQSAARRLLEAIAVVEAAAGMPGSSKQCELNPVTAVLLRGNAAGWAREAELLLERRNRRAGGGQEVHLPSHISASTLVDLGDNPERVLAQLRRPLPRQPGMSARKGTAFHSWVEEYFGAAGTLDLGEAPGSDNHIDEAYGLDAMVATFRESEWANRSPAYVEVPVETRVGEVVVRGRIDAVFKDADGRWDLVDWKTGRRPSPSELKVKAVQLAVYRLAWARLKGIPVDDVSAAFYYVADNQVVRPHDLGSAAELGKIIAAALSAPAD is encoded by the coding sequence ATGAGTCCCGAACATAGCCAACCGGCACCCCGGTTCAGCCCTGAGCAACTCTCGGCCATGCTGGGCGAAAAGAACACGCCCACGGAAGAACAGTCGGCCATCATCTGTTCTCCGCTGACACCCCGGCTCGTCATTGCCGGCGCGGGTTCGGGAAAGACCGCCACCATGGCTGACCGCGTGGTCTGGCTCGTCGCCAACGGCTGGGTCAGGCCCGAGGAAGTCCTTGGCGTCACCTTTACGCGAAAGGCAGCGGGCGAACTGGCCAGCCGGATCCGCGCCAAGCTCAGCGCGCTGCAGCGGATCGCAGCGGAAGATACCCGGCACCTTGTCTTTCCGCCCGGCCTGCTGAGCACCGATGCGCTCGAACCAAAGGTATCCACCTATCATTCCTACGCGAGCGGGATCGTTTCGGACTATGGGTTGCGGCTCGGTGTGGAACGAGACGTGGTGCTGCTGGGAGGGGCACAGGCCTGGCAGCTGGCCAGCGAAGTCGTGGAAGCCTTCGACGGCGAGTACCAACACTTCCGCGCCGCCAAATCCACCCTGGTCAAAGCTGTCATCCAGCTCGCGGGGGAGTGCGCAGAGCATCTGCAGGATCCGGCGCAGGTGGAGGCATGGCTGCTGGCACGGCTTGACGAGTTTAATGCAGTGCCCTATCTGGCAGGTGCCAAGAAGACTGCCACCCAGGCAGCCGGTGAGCTCAGCGTGATGTTGCGGACCCGGGCAAGCGTCGCTGAGATGGTCGGACGCTACTCGGAGGCCAAACGTGCGCGGGGGGCACTGGACTTCGGTGACCTTGTGGCGCTCGCTGCCAAGGCATCCAGCGAAATCCCGCTTGCCGCCGAGATGGAACGGCAGCGCTACAAAGTTGTCCTGCTGGATGAATTCCAGGACACCTCCTACGCCCAGCTGGTCCTCTTTTCTCGACTGTTCGGGGACGGACATGCCGTCACAGCCGTGGGCGACCCCAACCAGTCCATCTACGGGTTCCGGGGTGCTTCGGCCGGTCAGCTTTTCCACTTCGTCCGTGAATTCCCGGTGCGCGTGGCAGGAAATCCAACAGAGGCTGCCGCAGGACCGCCGGAGCACGGAAAATTCGAGGTGGCCCCCACCTCGTACCTGACAACAGCGTGGAGAAACGGCCGGAACATCCTTACGGCAGCTAATGTCATCTCGGCACCTTTGACCCGCGCAGCGGTCAATTCAGGTGCAGCCGGCCAACGCGGTACCGCAGCCTCCGTAGATGTCCCGCCGCTGCAGCCGAGCCCGGCTGCTGTGGATGGCCGTGTGGTGATCGGACGTTTCGGAACTGATGAGGATGAGGCCGCTGCCCTAGCCTCGGACGTGCTGACCTACCGTGTGACCGATTTTGAGTGTTCAGCCGAGGGGGCGCCGGTGCCTCCTTCCATGGCTGTACTCTGCCGGCGCCGGGCACAGATGGAATGCATCCGGCGTGAGTTCGAAGCCAAAGGGATTGCCTACGAAATCGTGGGACTGGGTGGCTTGCTGGATACTCCGGAAATCGTCGATCTTGTCTCAACCCTGAGGGTTCTTGCAGATCCAGGGCGTTCAGACTCGCTGATGCGCCTGCTTGCCGGCGCAAGGTGGCGGATCGGCCCGGCCGACCTCATGGCTTTCCGGGACTGGTCCAGTTTCCTGGCTCGCCGGCGTGGGCGACCGGGCCCAGGGGGAGCGGCCGGGAACGAGTCCGATGAATCGCCCGCTGAAGTGCTGATCGAAGGCGATATCACCGACACCGCCAGCCTCGTGGAAGCTCTGGACTGGCTTCCGCGGGACGGCTGGACGTCGGCCAACGGCCGGTCGGTCGGTGCGGAGGCCCTGGGCAGGCTCCGCCGCTTGTCGGCCGAGCTCAGGCAACTGCGCGGGTATCTGGGGGACGACCTCACCACGTTACTTGGCGAAGTGGAGCGGGCCATGTTGCTGGACATCGAGGTGGCGGCACGCCCGGGCTTCACTATCCATCAGGCGCGCCGGAATCTGGATGCATTCCAGGACGCTGCAGCGGGCTTCCTGCAGACTTCGCAGCGGGTGGATATTCTGGCTTTCCTCGCGTGGCTTGAGGCCGCGGCGGCGGAGGAAGGCGGCCTCGACGCTGCCCCGCCCGACGTCAACCGGGAGGCGGTCCAGCTGTTGACGGTGCATGCGTCCAAGGGGCTGGAATGGGACGTTGTTTTTGTGCCTGGGCTGAATTCAGGCGCGTTCCCGAGCAACCGGGATTCACGCTGGAGCAGCGGATCCGCAGCGTTGCCCTGGCCGCTTCGCGGAGACCGGGCGGATCTGCCCCAATGGGATCTTGACCAGCCGGACCAAAAGGGCTGGCTCGACGCCGAAAAGGATTTCAAGTCAGATGTTCAGACCCACAGCGAAGCCGAGGAACGCCGGCTCGCGTATGTGGCATATACCCGGGCCAAGTACGTCCTGTGGGTTTCCAGTGCAGCGTGGGTCGGTTCGCGCTCAGGCATGGCGGACATGTCCCCCTTCCTCGCCGAGCTGGCTCCGCTTGCCGGTCTGGGCGCAGTTGGCGAGCATGGCGTGTCGGGCATCGGCGTCTCGGACAAAACGGTGGCACCCAACGGTGTGACGCAACGGCGCGGGGCGGGCGGCAGCTCTTGGAAAGCTGCGACAATACATCCGTCGTCAGTCGAGGAGGATTCCCTCCCGGATGAAAGCCCGCTTACCCAGGAGCTGGAGGTGGCGGAGTGGCCCTATGACCCGTTGGAGGGTCCAGTTGATCCAAGAACCGGTGAACGCCGCAGGCTGACTCCGGGCCGACGATTGGCCATGCAGTCCGCTGCGCGGCGTCTGCTGGAAGCCATAGCGGTTGTCGAGGCAGCCGCGGGCATGCCGGGCTCCAGTAAACAGTGCGAACTTAATCCCGTCACAGCTGTCCTGTTGCGGGGCAACGCCGCCGGCTGGGCCCGGGAAGCCGAGCTGCTGCTGGAGCGCCGCAACAGACGGGCCGGCGGCGGGCAGGAGGTGCACCTGCCAAGCCACATCTCCGCTTCCACGCTGGTGGATCTCGGAGACAATCCGGAACGGGTCCTGGCACAGCTCAGGAGACCGCTTCCGCGCCAACCGGGGATGTCAGCCCGGAAGGGTACGGCTTTCCACTCGTGGGTGGAAGAGTATTTCGGCGCTGCCGGAACGCTGGACCTTGGCGAGGCTCCGGGATCTGACAACCACATTGACGAGGCTTACGGGCTCGATGCCATGGTGGCCACGTTCCGGGAATCGGAGTGGGCCAACCGATCGCCGGCGTACGTGGAGGTCCCTGTCGAGACGAGAGTCGGGGAGGTGGTGGTCCGCGGACGTATCGATGCTGTGTTCAAGGACGCGGACGGCAGATGGGATCTGGTGGACTGGAAGACAGGAAGGCGGCCTTCACCCAGTGAGCTCAAGGTCAAGGCGGTCCAGCTTGCTGTTTACCGGCTGGCCTGGGCCCGGCTCAAAGGTATTCCGGTGGACGACGTGAGTGCTGCGTTCTACTATGTGGCCGACAACCAGGTGGTCCGCCCGCACGATCTCGGCTCAGCGGCCGAACTGGGAAAAATCATCGCCGCAGCGCTCTCGGCCCCGGCGGATTAA
- a CDS encoding MGMT family protein, whose protein sequence is MRTEYVEAVLAFVELVPAGTAVAYGDVAELLGSGGPRQVGSVMSHYGSAVPWWRVLKASGLAPEGHEAEALRYYLQESTPLLGQYLEYSRTGEGRWRVDLVAARWSPKDADFDIIDAIAERLERQLHKLSVADDGMSV, encoded by the coding sequence ATGCGGACGGAGTATGTCGAGGCAGTGCTGGCATTTGTTGAGCTGGTGCCTGCGGGGACAGCCGTGGCCTATGGGGACGTGGCCGAACTCCTGGGATCGGGCGGCCCGCGGCAGGTAGGGTCCGTCATGAGCCACTACGGCAGTGCCGTGCCCTGGTGGCGGGTTCTGAAGGCGAGCGGCCTCGCCCCGGAGGGGCATGAGGCCGAAGCTTTGCGGTATTACCTTCAGGAGTCCACTCCGCTACTGGGGCAGTACCTCGAGTACTCGCGGACAGGGGAAGGCCGTTGGCGGGTGGATCTGGTGGCCGCGCGGTGGTCGCCGAAGGATGCTGACTTCGACATCATTGACGCCATTGCCGAGCGCTTGGAACGGCAGCTGCACAAATTGTCAGTGGCGGATGATGGAATGTCTGTGTGA
- a CDS encoding phosphotransferase, with protein MRREPIELAAVATAAVPGLTPTAVSSAPDDPADFDSALLLDSEGKRWRVRSPRHAEASARLETEFLVLRAFAPGIRAELPFLMPTVAGTVRQGNLSTFVYSHLTGATRSVEDLTTGSAALAKEIGTALAAIHDLPHALVSNADLPSYTPNEFRQRRLNELDQAATTGKIPPVLLRRWEHALEDVSLWRFNPSVVHGDLHEDNLLVDGERITAVTGWTDLRIGDPADDLAWLVASNEQDFVDAVVRNYTESRRDTPDTHLLRRAALSAEFALAQYLVKGIAAGDQEMISEAESMLETLAADIAEHGGQSISVEPLPQPAGDAGSASQPAAAARPGETAASADSAGRSAPAGVPEPVSDEGVEPSSAALAPVHVMPIPTDEDPERRTHSRPVVLSADDTSTAALKFIDTKLP; from the coding sequence GTGAGAAGAGAACCGATCGAACTGGCAGCTGTGGCAACCGCGGCAGTCCCCGGGCTGACCCCGACCGCAGTAAGCTCCGCACCGGACGATCCTGCGGACTTCGACTCCGCCCTCCTGCTGGACTCCGAAGGCAAACGCTGGCGCGTCCGTTCGCCACGCCATGCGGAGGCAAGTGCGAGGCTGGAGACTGAATTTCTGGTGCTTCGCGCCTTCGCTCCAGGAATCAGGGCTGAACTGCCTTTCCTGATGCCCACCGTGGCAGGCACCGTCCGCCAGGGAAACCTCAGTACTTTTGTTTACTCACACCTGACCGGAGCCACCAGGAGCGTCGAAGACCTGACCACGGGTTCTGCAGCGCTGGCCAAGGAAATCGGGACCGCCCTGGCCGCCATCCACGATCTGCCCCACGCCCTGGTCAGCAATGCGGATCTGCCGAGCTACACCCCGAACGAATTCCGACAGCGCAGGCTGAACGAACTCGACCAGGCAGCCACCACGGGCAAGATCCCCCCCGTGCTCCTGCGCCGATGGGAACATGCTCTGGAAGACGTCTCCCTGTGGCGCTTCAACCCCTCCGTGGTCCACGGCGATCTCCACGAGGACAACCTCCTGGTCGACGGGGAACGGATCACCGCGGTGACCGGCTGGACCGATCTGCGGATCGGCGATCCCGCAGACGACCTCGCCTGGCTGGTTGCCTCGAACGAACAGGACTTTGTGGATGCTGTGGTCCGCAACTACACCGAGAGCCGCAGGGACACCCCTGACACCCATCTGCTGCGGCGTGCGGCCCTTTCGGCGGAGTTTGCGCTGGCGCAGTACCTGGTCAAGGGCATTGCGGCCGGCGACCAGGAAATGATCTCCGAGGCAGAAAGCATGCTCGAAACTCTCGCCGCCGACATCGCCGAGCACGGCGGGCAATCCATCAGCGTTGAACCGTTGCCTCAACCCGCTGGGGACGCCGGAAGCGCATCACAACCCGCCGCAGCAGCACGGCCCGGTGAAACGGCTGCGAGCGCTGACTCAGCAGGACGGTCAGCACCCGCAGGCGTACCGGAACCGGTATCCGACGAAGGTGTTGAACCGTCATCAGCGGCACTGGCCCCAGTGCATGTCATGCCGATTCCGACAGACGAGGACCCGGAACGCCGGACACATTCCCGGCCGGTGGTTCTTTCCGCTGACGACACGTCAACAGCTGCCCTCAAGTTTATTGACACCAAGTTGCCCTGA